AAGGAGGCGCCGGGCGTGTCAAGGGGAGCCGAGACACCGAGGAGTCAGAGGGAGAGCGCGCTGGGCCGCGGATGAGATCACAACCCAGCGCACGTTGCGGAGCTCTTCTATCCACCGGGGAAGTGGGCAGCACTGGAGCCTCCGGCAAATCCTCCTGGCCAAGCCATCCGCCCTGGTGAGCTTGTTGTTCTTGAGGCTGATCCCACGCACCCCAACCAAGCTGATCAGGTGATGGCGGCGGGAGAGGAGCATGTCGATTATTCATGGCTGGGAGATCCTCCTCAAACGGCAGCATGCTGTCTAGGTCACCCACAAGCACCAAGGTCGGTACCGTCCAAGAGCGACCGCGGCCCCCCATCTCACTGACCTGCTCGATGATGGTGCTTCTGGGGACACGTTGGTTGTCCTTGACAAGGCAACGCAACAGAATATATGATCGCCGGCGGTGTCTATTGACCCAGTTTAGAGGGATGCCAAACCTGGAAACCGCCCGCCAAAAGAGAGCTTGGTCGATGTAGTCCAGCGGCCAGCCGAGGTAGAGGATGTAGTAGACCCGGTAGCCTTCCGTCCGCCTCGTCATGGCAGATGAAGAAAAGATCACGGCCTCCTCCCAGCTAAATCAGAGGCAAGCTCACCAGTCGGTCGCGAGCAAAGACGTCGTCAAGCCGGAAGAGGCCAGCTCCAAAAGGATGAGTATCCGCCCACACCACCGGGAAGTTGAACGATGGTGCTGAGATGATGTGCCTGATCTGATCGAGGACCTAATCTCTCTCCACCGCCGGCACTGCCGGCTCGACGATAGCCATGGCGTGATCCTCATGGTGGCAGTGGGGGGGGGGTGCATCACCAACAAAAACGTAATCCTCCGCCAGTTTGCTGGTCTCCTCAATCTAGCCATTGGAGACCCTCTGGAATCCTGCTCGAGGGATCAAAGACAAAGTTGGCCACGGGGGGCCTTGCCGGAGAAGGGGACCTGAAATGGGGAGCAGGGGTGGTGGGGAGAAGGGTGGGAGGGGAAGTGACTGAGAGGGGTTTAGCTGCGGAGAGAAATGCAGGAGGAAATGAAGGGGCGAAGGCACAGTTACCCAGACCACGTCTCGCCCAAGCTAAACCACCCGGGAACTCAACTCTCGATAAACCAGGCCACTGTGAGGTGgggcagggaggaggagaaacacGAGGCCTAATAGAGATAGCCAGAGAAGAGGCCGCGTGGGTGAAGCGCACGGGCCTAGGGTAAGTAGCCCACACACCAGGCGGAGAGCTATGATCTAGGTCTCTTGGGACGGAGCGACTGACCCTCCTGTCAGTGCAAAGAGgaggcgggggggggggggggcggggatGCGACGGGACGAGCCCGGCCCAGGTCATGATGACCAACCGGGTCTGCAAGCGGAGGAAGCGCGTCTTGGGTTACGAAGATCGTCAGCCTCGACCGATCCGTCTTGTCTCGTGGCCCCACCCCAAGTAAAGATGTCGAAGAGGAGCGAGGCAAGGGGCGGCGCGACAAGGCCTCACCAGCGAGGAAATTCAACGGAACCCAAATACTACCCACCAGAAAGGAATTGTTCAACGCTGGAGGGGAACATGGAACCATCGCCGGCGATGAAGGCCGAACACCAGAGTAACCTTTGCAAGCAGCATAGGAAATTTTGTCCGCGAAAACCagccgcttcttcttctgggaCGGAGATCTTCTGGAAGGCTCACGCTTGACGATGGGGCGAACTCCTGCAGAGCGTCCATTCTCCATTGCACCAAAGGCAGCGGAGATACACCTCTTGTTGGATAGAACCACCTGCCATTCATCTTCCTGTTCCTTGCACCACGACTTGAATTCCGGCCTCCAGTTTAGACCACCTGAGCTCCAGAGGTGGAAGAAACATTTGAAGTTCTTGCAGGAAAAGGATCTCAGCTTGAGAACTTCAAGACCCACCCTCTTACTCCAGATGGCAAATCTGAAGACTCTCTCCTGAAGGGGAAGCACTTGTATGAGATCAGCGGCCACCAATGGCCGCCTCCAAAGCATGGGCAACCGAGGCACAGGTTAGCCTGAAGTCAGCACGCCCGAAGGAGACCACCATGATAAAGTTCTCGGAGTAGCTGAGGGGATGAACAGGTTGGCGGTGACGAGCAAAGATCCGGCGAGCAAAGTCATGACCTGGTCGATAGTCCAAGACCGGGAGCTCATCCATATCTTCCAATCCGGCGGCGCACGGAGCCGCAGCAAGGCGAGGCGACACAGAAGGAAGAGGATGCTGTGAGGGAGCATCCGGCAGGACGGCCAGAACAAATTGAGGCCGAGCATGAAGGAAATCCGCCGGAAGCTGCGTAGTGGAGATGCCAGCATGGCGACGAGCGGCGTCCTCCTGGCAAACATAGCGGAAGGCATCCATCGGATCATAATCTGCCGCAATCAGATCTTCAAAGATGTCTAAGAAAGATGGGAACTCCGTGGAAGTGGGAAGAGGTGAGGACGACGGAGGCGAGAGCTGGTCAAAGTATGCTTGAAGGCGACGAGCAGTGAGAACCCAGTCCTCCATAGAGGGGGATAGGGTGGAGGCGGAACgagaggcggtggaggcaagCTGCGGGGAAGGCGTGCGACGAAGTGGAGAGGAGGGAGCCGCCGGACGCTGGCCAGAGAGGACGGGGAGCAACAAAAGGAAGTTTGTAGAGAACTATATCCTCCAGTCAGCACGTTCGCAATCTCCATTGCCAAATATGCTAGTCTTGGGTGCATCTTAGGATCCGTGATTCCAAACGTTTTCACCTTGAAGAAATACCAATACGCCTCACGGGGCAGATGCTTCAGAATCACAGCATCTGTTGTCCCAAGCTTTATGATCTTCTCAGATCGGCTTGTGACTATGATTTTACTACCACTTGTAGGGCACCTTCTAACAAGAGAACATAACTTTTCCCACAGATTGTTGTTGACTTAGCAATCTCCCGATCTTCTCATGTCTCATTTTACATTTCTCTATCAAAATGGATGCATCCTCATCTCTGAAATTACCATGTCCAAACAACACGATCTCTGAGAAATGGTCACGGACTCTTTTGTCCTTGCAAACATGAGCGACAAGGGTGCTCTTTCCAGTTCTCCCTGGACCAACAATTGGGAGGACATCAAACCTGTCCAGACTACTACTGCAAGGTTGTCTGCAACAGGAAGTTCATGACCACTTCCGTCTCCATCTGGCGGCCAAAGATACACTTTTCCAGCAAGAGATGCATAAAATAAGGATGCATATGTAGTCAAGAACATGACTGATTCACTGAAATCAAGAATCATGGTTCTCAAACTGTCAAGGACTTCTTCAGGTTGAAgttcttgttgtgaagttCTTGTCCTTCTGCTAAGACTGCTAGAGAAACAGAGATGTTTTGTATAATAACTGAATTGGGACAGAGCCCACAAGTTACTCACAGCCTGATTATCTCCATCTTCGTCTTCTTGGATAGCTCTGTATGTGAAAGTCCCTAGCACGTAAAAACCTTGGTACATGGCAAACCTCAGCATGCTTAGCTGCCGAAGCATCCCTTGGTTTGTGATGTGACGGCCGGCGGCCTCATCAACAATGACTTGCGCTCGGAGTTGAATCCTCTCCAGGTTAACCACCACATCCTGCATCGGTTTCTTGGAGTATTTGCTGACGAAGAAACTCATGAATCTTGTAGTGAGTTCACCAAACACCGCCAAAAGGAAAATCTCCATTTGGACCTTCAGCCTTTAGAGCACTAAGCCGTGTAGACTCACTAAGCCTATTCAGATGGATGCATGCCCTGACTTCCCTATCATTCAATATGTTGATGATACCCTGATTATTATGCAAGCAGATGAGACTCAGCTTCTGGAGTTGCAGCATATCCTCACTAGCTTTCATGCATCAATAGGCCTAAAAGTTAATTTCCACAAATCCAGTTTTATTCCCATCAATATGGCTTCTGAAAGAACTCAGGCTTTGGCTGAGATCCTGGCCTGTAAGATTGGCTCCATCCCTTTCACTTATCTTGGCTTGTTCCTTGGCACCACTAAACCAAATATTAAGGAATTCGTCCCCCTCATTCAGAGAATTGAGAAGAGATTAATTTGCTTTTCTTCCATGCTCTCTTATGGTGGCAGGCTGCAACTTGTCAATTCAGTGCTCTCGGCTCTTTCTACTTTCTATATGAGTACCTACCTCCTTCCTGTTGGGGTTATCAATCAAATTGATAAATATAGAAGACATTGTCTTTGGCGTGGTCAGAACATCACCAAGAAAAATCCTCCTCTTGCTGCCTGGGAGATGGTGTGTAGGCCCAAGAAGGAAGGGGGGCTGGGTATCCTGAATCTTGCTTTGCAGAACAAGGCATCGATCTGTAAGAATCTCCATAAATTCTTCAACCATGCTGATCTTCCATGGGTTAAATTGGTCTGGAACTCCCACTATCCCCATCAAAATGTGCTAATCTGACATCTTTCTGGTGGAAGGACTCCCTGAAAGTTCTGGATTGTTTCAAGATCTCTTCTTCCTGTGTGATTCAGAATGGCCAAACCACGCTCTTTTGGAAAGATAATTGGAGAGATGCACTGCCTTGTGAGGAATGGCCTCGTCTTTACTCCTTTGCCTGGAACAAGGATATAACTGTTCAGGAGATGCTTCAAATACAGGACATAACTGACCATTTTCAGCTTCCACTTTCCATTGAGGCATTTGAGGAATTCCAGGTTTTCTCTGACACATTAGATCGGCTGGTTTTGAATCAGGATCAAGATGTTTCGAGCCTTAAATGTTCACCAAAGGGATTTAGCATTGTCAGACTTTATCTCACTTTCATTGAGCACATTGACATTGCTGATACCTTCCACTGGCTCTGGCAGTCCTGCTTGCAATTGAAACACAAATTCTTTGGCTGGCTCCTGATCATTGATAGGCTCAATACTAGATGCATGTTGCAAAGGAAAACTTTCCAGCTCCAATCCTATACATGTGTGCTCGCCATCTGCAAGCCCCTGAATCTAGAGATCATTTGTTCTTCCAATGCCCTTTTGCTAGAGCCTGCTGGAGCTATCTTTGCCCTCACTTTCATCCTCAGAAGAATGTACATGCAAATTTCAAGGCACTGAAGGGCAACTCAATGTGTCATTCCATATGGAGATCATCACATTAGCATGCTAGGACATCTAGAAATGCAAGAATGATGCTATTTTTAATGGGATATCTCCCTCTCTCTACACTTGCTGTAGAATCTTCAAAGAGGAAATTAACCTGGTTTTTCACAGGGCCAAAAGAAAGAGATATGCGAGCCTGCAGGCTTGGATCTCAGCTTTTCGCCAATTTCcttatttttgttctttttgctTCTAACTGTCTTGGTTAGAGGGTTGTAAATATGCTTTTGACTACTTTGCTTTTAATAATATCTTGCAATAGGTCGATTGACCTAAGGcatttccctcaaaaaaaaaagagcactGAGTCGTGGAATTTGATGTCTCTGAAACATTATTTATACTTTTATTGTATGTTTCTTCTTAGAAACAATTTATGTCTGTTTCTGGTCAGTAATTGATGCTTAACAAAGTCATGCCTCCTGGTTCTAATTCAAGAAATTACGTGACATGCCATCAATGCGATCTTTGACAGAACTTTGAACTCTTCCCTTCCTGCTTTTTTCTCAGCACAAACGGCCGTTCAGCCTACGCTGATCCGACCTCGTTTATTTCTACTACTCATTCAGCCAAATATGAAAACCAGACCATATTAAACCATATTAAGGAGAGAACTGTCATGCTTTATTTGATCAAATACTACTACACCCGGTTTAGATGGGAAGGTAACACTAAGATTTATGATGTATGTCTATTACCCGGTCAGCGTGGCCTTCTGTACTCTTGAGACTGACATTTCAataacagctcgtttggcacaCATCATTTGGGCCTAAAATTTTGGAATTCAGAATTCTAGaaaacaacttgtttggttggcacagAATCGGTCACAGGAATTCAATTTCAAATTCCATGAAATTGCACTATAACTAACACCAATTTCTCTTCAAAAACCATCATTTTTCTGAAATTGTTTCTCACTCTGCAAATCCATGTGATAGACAAACGTGATTTCTGAACAAGAAATttaaattcaaccaaatgaaatcttatcaaaaattgaatttcgcgaaatgaaatgaaacgatTGTTGGCAAACGGGCTGAACATGATTGTGTACATCGGATAGGCCTCCTgtttgaaaagaaagaaagaaaagcgCTATATGGGGTTCCTGAACCTTCCTGGCTAAAAAGATTCAGTTCATCTCCAGGAGAAGCGGTCCTCAGATTCAGAAAGCTGGACCTGAGCCACGATTTCAGAAAGTTGCAggtatttttttgacaatgtTAAACATTCAGATCAAAGGACACCTGGTTGCTCAAGCTAACATCAAGGTAAATATactgtcaaaagaaaaaacgtcAAGGTAAATCAATGCTATACATGTATTGGTTCATTTGACAGTACTCATCTAAACGATTGATTGAacaatagtttttttttagactAATTAATTGAACAATAGTTTGCTATCCTTGGAATCGCAGCAACAAGTATATCTCAGTTGGAGCCTCTCCTCATTGAGGATCTGAGCTATGCCAAGAAATCATTGATCAGCAGTTCAGCACACAATTAACAGCTCATATAATATGCAATTATTCAACTgttccaaaaacaaaaatgaatcTCACAATATCATGCCTTATTCAGTCACTAAAACCATAGATTTAGACAAGGAGATTACAGAACAAGATGACATAAGACTTGTGGCTACAAAATTAACCATGTCTACAACTCTCATTCAGAGAGCGCTTAAACTCTAGTTTGCTGCTCTCGAATCTCACAAGTATAGATGTAACAATGATAGGGCGGTATCCGAGACTTCCATGAAAGAACCTTAAATAACCCATGAGGCTTGACGCCTCCATAGATCACATCTTGCAATGTTATCTCCGGGAGTTCCTCCTGAGAAGAGCATGTTTGGTACTGATCAGAAATGAACAAATCTTCACTAGTTCTCCCCATTCTATGAAGATATACAGGTTGACTTTCATCCAAGAGTTCACAAGGATGCTCACCAAACATGGAGAGGTGTTTCTGTACATGCCTTCTCACAAATTTCAGAACCTTGCACCAAAAGTGGATTCCAAAATTAGCTCTAAGTAGGCGAGCGATGATGTTTGCAGCAACCAGAGACCTATTGTGCATCTTCGCTATCTCCATTGCAAAATACAAAAGTTTCGGGTACATCTCCGGATTTGTGCTTCCAAACGtgatcaccttgaagaaataCCAGTATGCCTCATGAGACAGACGCTTCAACGTCATAGCCTGTGTTGTGCCAAGCTTTCTGATCTTCTCAGACCGGCTTGTGATTATGATCTTGCTACCACTTGTAGCGCACCTTCTAGACAGAGAACAGATCCTTCCCCACAAATTTTTGTTGAGTTCCCCAACTGTGTCAAAAACCATTAGCAATTTCCCATTCTTCCCATGTCTCACTGTGTGTTTGTTTCTCCAAATTGTTGTATCCTCATCTCTGATGTTACCATATTCAAAGAACATAATCTGTGAGAATTACCACGGACTCTTTCATTGTTGCAGACATGAAAAACAAGGGTGCTCTTTCCAGATCTCGCTGGACCAACAATTGGGAGGACGTCAAACTTGTCAagactactactactacaagGTTGGGTGTGCAACAGAAAGTTGATGACCAGTTCCATCTCCATCTGCCGGCCAAACATGCACTTTTCCATCAAGGTATGCATGCTGTAAGGCTGGCGGTGCAGGCGAGGATATGTTGTCAAGAACATTACCGACTCACTAACATCGATAATCATGGTTCTCAAGCTGTCAAGGACCTCTTCAACTTCAAGTTCTTGTGAAGTttttgtgctgctgctgctaaatAAACAAATCCATTTCGTGTGGTTAAATTTGGATAGTGCCTTAGAGTGACTCGCAACCTGATGATCTTCATCCTTATTTCCTTCAAAAGCTCTGTATTTGAAGGTGTCGAGCACGTAAAAACCTCGGTACATTGCATCCCTCAGCATGCTCAGCTGCCGAAGCATCCCTTGGTTTGTTATGTGCCGCCCCTCGGCCTCGTCCACAATGGCCTGCACGCGGAGAAGAATTGTCTCCAGGTTAACCTCGACGCGATGCTGTGGTTGCTTGGAGTATTTGTTGATGAAGAAACTCACGGATCATGAAGCAAGTTCACCTAACATGGCCGAAACAAAAGGCTCCATTTGGAGGTTGAGAGGCACTGGGACAGGGAAAATTTGATGTTTCTGAAAGTCTGCTTGATGCCTTTATAATCTGTTTCTGGTCATTGTGGGTTCACAAAGTGATCTATCCTGGTCACAACTCGAGACAAAACATGTTTTACTGTAGAAATTGTCAAAAGATTAATCCATTCCATGCACGCGGTCTTTGAAATTTTGTCACACCTTTAATTTTTCCTGAAATAGGTTGACCTCTTTGGTCATTGCTTGCTGAGCCAGAGCCATCTTTTTTCTCGAAAAGATGAAAAGGAGCAACAAAACAAGCGCCACCTGTTCACTTGACCTCTtctcttgtttttcctgcaCAAATTGCCGTGCGGCCTACGTAAATCTTGACTCGTTTACCTCACTACTCAGTCAGTCGAAGACGAACAACAGGTCAGAGTAaagcatatactccctccgtcccatattaagtgactcaaatttttgtCTTGGGTCTTTGCTTGCTGAGCCAGGGCCACcttttcaaaagaaagaaaagaaaaagaactagcgtcaccttttttcttcttctgaaataGACTTCAATATGGACAGAATGTGACCACTTCTCTTCCTGTTTTCCAGCTCAAATGGCCTACACTGCTTTACCTTGTTTAATTTAATTCTACCAGCCAAGACGAGCAACAGACAGAAATAAACTATGGTAGtcaggagaggagaggcaaaaaAAGGAGAGGCCTAGCCGGGCATACTTCATTTGATCAGATACTACTTTGGGCATCAGTACAGACACAGTGCACCCTACAAACCAAGCAGCAAGAGCTTTCAGCTCAATGAACCAAGGTTCCGTCTCCAGATCCCAAAATATTCAGATTTGATTAGGAAATCCTCACCTTGGTGTGTTGGTGAAGCTTGGCGACAGAATGTGGGGGCTGTGCCATGCGGCCTAGCCGGCCACAGGGTCGTGGATGGCTGCCAGCGGCGGTGCAGATTTCTTGTGCATTGGAGCTGCCAAAAGTGAGAAACAACCATAATCCTTGTTGTAAGCTTGGTTGTTCCTTCCACAAAGTTGAAGTCCAACCAAAATGAAGCACCTATACAATAATTTATAGTCTTAATCAGTAACAAATTAaagcaaagaaacaaactATGTAGAGGTTGTCTCTGTAATAAATATTTGGTAATCTCTCTTCTTCCAGTAACAGGTTAAGAAATAGattgttggagatgcccttagtAGTTAGTACCCACAGGTTTCGCTATGGCAATTGGCAGGTCTCTTGCAACTGGAGATTTTTTACATTGACTATGACTATTCCAAGTCTTCCACAGTTTCCCCACTTTAATATTGACATGTGTTATCATGAAATATGTGGACCATATGAATTCACATCTTGGTGATGTCTTCTTGGGGAGATTGCAGGAACCCAGGAAGGCAGGAACCACTTAGTCATGGCAATGTCCAATAGCATTCTCTTGAGCCTTTTCTTCATATCTTCTGCAGCCCTTGCCGACGTCCAAGGCTGCAGTTGCTTGCGATTCACTTACCCCAGCTTCGACATCACTAACAAGGATGATTTCAGCTTCAGCCCAGGATCAGCAATTGCAAATGGTTCCCTGCAAATCACGTCGAACACCGGAAACTTGAGCAATCAATCAGGAAGAGTAGTATATGCAAGGGAAACCCTGAAGCTGTGGAACAGGAAAGACGCAGCGCTCACATCTTTCAGGACAGAATTTGTGCTCAACATCCTCCCACAGAATGGGGCTGGAGAAGGTATGGCTTTCATACTCACAAATAATTCATCATTGCCCAGCGACAGCAGCGGCCAGTGGCTTGGCGTATGCAACAACCAGACAGATGGTGCACCGACGAACCGAATAGTAGCAGTGGAATTCGACACGTGCAAAAGCTCTAAGGATGACCTTGACAGCAACCATGTTGGGCTCGACTTGAACAGCATCAAATCTGATAAGCAGTACCCGCTCAGCAATCTTTCCATCATCCTGTCGAGCGGTTCTGATGTCTTCGTCAGTATCAAATATAATAGCACGAGACATGTTTTTCTAGTATCTATAATCCAGTACAACACAACTGGCAATGGGGGGCACACTTGGCGAGAAACTTGGCTTGTTGATCTATCACAGCACCTGCGGGATGAAATATATCTGGGATTTGCAGGTTCCACTGGTGACTACACCGAACTGAACCAGATAAAGTCCTGGAACTTCACGACAATAGACGATGATGCTGTGGTTGAAACAAGGCATGTGAGGAAGGTGTTTTTGTCTCTCGTTACCTTGATTTTGTTTCCTATATGTTGGTTTCTTGTGTTGTTGATGCGGAGAAGGGTGAAGCAGCAGACAAGGCTAGCCTACTGCAACCTAGAGAAAATGATAGATGCACATGGTCCAATCAGATTTAAGATCAAGGAGCTGAAGCATGCAACTGCCAACTTCAGTCCTCACCGTAAGCTcggtagaggaggaggaggcactGTTTACCTTGGCTATCTTAATAGGCTCAACATGGAGGTGGCTGTGAAGCGGGTGTCAGCGAACAACAGCTCGAGCCGaggagagaaagagttcgTCGCGGAGGTGAACACAATAGGCAAGCTCTCCCATCGCAACCTCGTCAAGTTGGTTGGCTTGTGCCACGAAGGAGGCGAGCTACTCCTCGTGTACGACTACTTTCCCATGGGCAGCCTGGACAAGCACTTGTTCAGCCATGCCACAGTGTGTACGTCGTCATCCGACACGAGCACTCCTGAGCTCACATGGGAGCGGCGATACAGGATAATCTGTGGTGTGGCATCTGCGCTTGACTACCTGCACCATGGGAGCAGCAAAAGGATTCTTCACAGGGATGTCAAGGCCAGTAATGTGATGCTCGACGAGGAATACAATGCACGGCTGGGCGACTTCGGCCTTGCCCGCGTTATCCAGATCGACGGAGTGACACATCACTCCACGCAAGCAGTTGCAGGCACTCGCGGCTATATGGCGCATGAGAGCTTCTTCACCGGTCATGCCAGCCTTGACACAGACGTTTACGCCTTCGGGGTCTTTGTCATGGAAGTTATCAGTGGGAAGAGCCCAAGCAGGTCCATGCTATATGACAGAGAGGAATTGTACATTGTGGATTGGACTTGGAGGCATTACAGCGAGGGGAAAGTCTTAGAGACGGCTGATGCAGTGCTAGGAGTAGTATACAATGAGGCACAGATGGATTGCACAGTGAGGCTGGCCTTGGCTTGTTGCCATCCGAACCCACGGGAAAGGCCATCGATGAGGACAGCAGTGCAGGTGC
This is a stretch of genomic DNA from Brachypodium distachyon strain Bd21 chromosome 1, Brachypodium_distachyon_v3.0, whole genome shotgun sequence. It encodes these proteins:
- the LOC100836413 gene encoding probable L-type lectin-domain containing receptor kinase S.5; its protein translation is MAMSNSILLSLFFISSAALADVQGCSCLRFTYPSFDITNKDDFSFSPGSAIANGSLQITSNTGNLSNQSGRVVYARETLKLWNRKDAALTSFRTEFVLNILPQNGAGEGMAFILTNNSSLPSDSSGQWLGVCNNQTDGAPTNRIVAVEFDTCKSSKDDLDSNHVGLDLNSIKSDKQYPLSNLSIILSSGSDVFVSIKYNSTRHVFLVSIIQYNTTGNGGHTWRETWLVDLSQHLRDEIYLGFAGSTGDYTELNQIKSWNFTTIDDDAVVETRHVRKVFLSLVTLILFPICWFLVLLMRRRVKQQTRLAYCNLEKMIDAHGPIRFKIKELKHATANFSPHRKLGRGGGGTVYLGYLNRLNMEVAVKRVSANNSSSRGEKEFVAEVNTIGKLSHRNLVKLVGLCHEGGELLLVYDYFPMGSLDKHLFSHATVCTSSSDTSTPELTWERRYRIICGVASALDYLHHGSSKRILHRDVKASNVMLDEEYNARLGDFGLARVIQIDGVTHHSTQAVAGTRGYMAHESFFTGHASLDTDVYAFGVFVMEVISGKSPSRSMLYDREELYIVDWTWRHYSEGKVLETADAVLGVVYNEAQMDCTVRLALACCHPNPRERPSMRTAVQVLIGGMPAPDPPFEKPTFVWPLSGKQQEIELRHVGVLFTGQLSFCSKTSTSLTGR